From the Sebastes umbrosus isolate fSebUmb1 chromosome 23, fSebUmb1.pri, whole genome shotgun sequence genome, the window TCTGTAGATGCTTGTGAAGCTCAGACacttgcatacatacatacttacacacatacaaacatcagTTTGCTGCGAGTGTCCGTATTTTCCCCGAACAGATGCaccaggatggatggattgcaACATTAGTCATGGAAATAAAGGTCGTTGACGAGCATATTTCGTCATAATTTTCGGAAACGAAATTAGCCCGTAAGCCCGTGATTGAGCAAATATGCGTGaatctcttttttatttacaattttCATAGTGTGCCCAAGATGCCTTGCTGTATTTTCCTCTGTTCTAATtactgatttttcttttcttcattcCAGCTGATAGGTGACAAAGACGTTAAGAAATCTCCTTTGATTGAAACGACGACCACTGGGGACAACAACCAATCACTGAAACCACTCAAGAGGTAAATAGCttgataatgaaaaataatcaatGGAAACTAAATTAGTTTTAGGATTGTCAAGCCAACTATAGCACAGGCATAACTAAAAGTTTGAATAttgtattctgtatttttttgtattcgcTCTTGCTGTTCAAAATCCTGTACTACACTGATGCTGTAGTTCTGCACTAACggtgttaaatgtgtgtgtgttgcagcaaAGAAACGCTGCTTCTAGAGCCAGAAAAGGTCGCCCCACGCATCGAGACCTTAGAACCGGAGAAGGTggatgaaggagaggaggggaagaaggACGAATCAAGCTGCTCCAGTGAGGAAGAAGACGACGAAGATTCAGAGTCGGAGACTGAAGCAGGTACAGTGTGACTTATTTTTAGACTTCAAAATCAGGTCTGAAGACTAAACATTTACTGGTTATCAGTTAAATAACACACGTTCTTGCTTGCTTTTCAttcattgttgttttctttttgactCCTCCAGACAAGACCAAGCCTTCGGCATCGGTGAGCAACAGCACAACGCCCGCCCCGACCAGCATCAGCGTGTCACCTCCAACTAGCCCAACCAACCAGGTGACAACCCCCACTTCACCGGTAAAGAAGGTGCGACCTGGTGGATACATATTCATCACCTTACCCTGCGCAGATAGTTGCCACAGtactggcattaaaaaaaaaagacagattagCTGCTGATTGGTTGTAAAAAGGCCTTACAGCTGTGATGTAACCATGTCACTATTCCACCCTCAAACCACTTCAAGTAGTAACCGCACCTCCTCCGTCTCATCAGCGTTGCTCTACTGGGACGTGTTGGTGCCTCATTCTGTACACAAATCAGTAAAAATTCACCATCTATTTagtttttctctccccctccgAACACAAACCTAATTTCACAGCCGGCTGAAGAGGCATAAATGAGTTTGCGGTTCATACTCCAGGCCATCACACAAATAGTTGTCCCCGGTTGGGACTTGCTCTTGGTGTCGCAGTACAATGAGCACACATATCCAACAAATGTCACAGAGGCCCTGAGAATGACATTAATTGTTGGTGGCGTTTAACAAACATGGCAACGGGCTGCACAGTGGGGATGATTGGTGGCCAATACTGGATAATAACAGTTTACTATAAGAGCTGTTAAGAGGGAACCAGGAGAACACTACAGTGTAGTGAGATTGGTTTGGATGTTTGCTTGCATGGTAGTGTGTTCCCACTTTTGAgtctgctgccctctgctggcaAAATGAGGCTAATCATTTAACTTCAAGTGAACCTGGTGACTTTTTCCAAGGGCATGTCTGCTTCTTTCAGTCCACTGGTTTAAATGTGACATCATGTTTAACTGTTGGAAAggtattttaagtgttttgtttGGCTAAAGTTGTCATGGGCTACATATAGTACCAAAAAAGAAAtcccaaaataaaagcctcgaCGCTCATTCCATTAAGTCTGTGATATCAGACACAAACTGCATTATCGTTTCACACTCTTGACTGTTGCTTGTCAGCTTGGTGTATCAGGGCCTTACAGTGTTCTATCTCTCTGAATTTGCCCCCTTTAGTCGATGTCCTGCAGTGGCCACCTATACAAGACTTTCTAcatgttgtttctttattttctgcttCTTTTCTCGCAATGATCTCCTCTGTTCCAATCCCTCTTTGAAGCCTAGTGCTCACACATCACAATGTCTTCTGTCTAACAAGAGTGAGCAAAACATTAACAACGTCCAGTTTTGACACTACCAAAATGTTTGTTGGATCAACCGGTTTGGCAGTAAGCATTGTGTGGTGTGTGACtaggcctttaaaaaaaacatctgtccttgccataaagtgtgtgtttttcttttgctgctgcttctgtcttATTCTGGCTTTTTCTCTGTCTCAACCTCCTCCCTGCCCTCCCTCCCACGTCTTTCTCATCCGGGCCTCTTGTCTTGGTTGGCTTTAGTTTGATTATATTACTCCCCTCATGCCTGTGGCGGAGCCGGGCTGTCCTGCATTGTGGCGTCAAGGCTTGCGCAAAACTGGCATTTCTCTAGTGCCCAAAAAACCCATGGTGAGGCATTTGGTGTGCACCGGAGTTGTTCTCTCATCCTACATGCACCTCTGCACTGACAAAATACTTAACACCTCCCCTTAACTACCCCGGCCCGATCCAGGCGATCGCTGACTTTCACTCATCCGACCCTACATGGTGTTGTTTTCACTCGTAATCTACAAATGCACCGTCCTGGTCGTGCTTTCaccgtgtgtctgtgtggcttctgtgtttttgtttagttgGCTATGTATGCATCTTTGTatagtttgttttaaaaaatgtatatgtgGCCAGACCTGAAAACTATCAATCAGACTCTAAAATCACAACGGGTGTAATTGCGCTCCACAATTATCATATTTTGAGATACCTTTTTGtccagtagttgttgtagtagtagtggATGTGATCTCTTAACTAGCATGCCCTTCCTTAAACATGTCCTTTTTAATGCTCTCAACTTTGCAGCCCCCTGGAGATTAATCCGAACGGTTGACTTTTGTGTTACTCACCAAGATGACTAAAAATCTCATTTAACATCTTTTTATACTTTCAAAAAGCTTAACGTTGCACACTAAACCGCTGCCCCCTTTTTCGCCCTCAGGCCATTCAGCCTGCCGCAAAGGTCTCGACTAAAgtggaggaggacaggaaggacGAGTCTCCGTCATCGTGGCGGCTGGGGTTGAGGAAGACGGGCAGCTACGGGGCGCTAGCGGAGATCACGGCCACCAAGGAGGCTCTGCGGGAGAAGGACACGACCGGGGTGATGCGCTCAGCCTCGAGCCctcgcctctcctcctctctggaaaacaaagacaaagagaaggTCAAATATAGTATAGAATATTAGAAATATAAAAAGTAGTCATTGTCTTACCTTCTTTTAGCCTTATGTTTGTATTTGAAAAGGAATAAATCATCCATCGTATattagtgttgtcacaataTCAAAATTATGACATCAATACGATACCCTGAAATGATTGTAgtaatatttgacaaatcttccGTAAATTATCACTAACACGGCTCCTTTATTGTCCCTCTGTCTACAGGAAAAGGATAAAGGAACTCGGCTCGCCTACGTAGCCCCCACCATCCCCAGGAGGCTCGCCAGTACTTCAGACATTGACGAGAAGGAAAACAGGTGAAACTCAGGAGCTTAAGTGGCTCCGTGCAAAACATGCATTGGCATGAGCGGCTCCTGCTGCCCACTGCTGTGTGTTGCAGGCTAAAGGCCTCAATGCTCTGCATGGTGTGTGCggaaaatgctttttgttacgttacgttgtgcAGCAATTAGACTTTGAAATGACAAAAGAAAAGGGGTAGAATTAGGTTTATTGGGGAAATAGTATCATTTTCACATATCTGTCAGTATCTGTTTGGGGGAAGCCTGAGTTGTAGCTTGTGGTTCCCCAGGGATTCTACTGCTCTGATACGTAGCGGCTCATACACCCGGCGACGCTGGGACGACGACCTGAAGAACAGCGAAGGAAGCGCCTCCACCAACCGAACCCCCAGCTACCAGCGCAGGTTAGCCTCCAGTCTGCTGCGATCCCGCCAAAAAAACCTCCATCCCTCATCTCATCATCAGCTCCGTCTGATATGAAGTGTTTATCCATCGTGAGGTTGCATAGCTTTGGAACTGAAACCACAGTGTAGACAGCATTGATAGTCGTTTATCAATCATTCTACTGTGCATTTCGCttggatgatgtcatcagagatACATGCTTTCcatgcacagcagcagcagcagctactgaGAACGCTTTTTCTCTATCACTGCCACAAGAGTCTGTTGCATGACTGTACGTGTCCTGTCAGGTTGCTGTGCCGCTGAATTTGCAATGCAttacttttgacattttaacagGCCTATATACCTGTCTGACTCCCAGATAAATCAAATTCCTAGGGTTGTTTGTGGCACAAAACCTAGACATGGACTCATGCTGCATGCATGTCATATGGGAAAAATACTACAtctataaaaacatatttaatcttACCTTTTATATCTCTAAATTACCCTATTTTTAACCCTAAAACTTTGTGTGTTGATCATCAAAAATCTACAAAAGCCTTCTCCAAACACTGCACACTCCAGTTAAGAGCTGGCCCCATATGACATGAATGCACCAATAGTTTGTCAAAGCTTAATAGTCTTAAATATGTATGTTtcttatatctgtgtgtgtgcgcctccACCGCTAACATGCCTCTCTTGCCCACCCCCCCGCCTGCCAACACGCCAGCACGTCCCACACGCTAGCACTAGGGCGGAGCGGCAGCACGCGGGACGTGCCAGCCAAGTCTTCGTCCACCTCCAGCTTGGACCCTAACACCTGTAATACTAAACCCTGGCAGCCACCCACCTCCCACTACCAGTCTTACAGCATTTACCGCAGGTACACCAGCCTCCCCCGGGGGCACCACCCGTCCGTCTCTACACCCACCTGTcctctctgactgtctgtccTCCGCTCTGCTCAAGCGCCTACCATGTGTACTGTGTTGCATTTAATGTCCGTATGAATCTCGGAAAGGAGATGGTTGCGTTAACATTTAAAACTAGCCTCTGGATGAAGTCTGGTCCAAAGTAAAGGTTTAAATGTTTCCACAAACCCACCCACTAAATGCAGAAACTCGTCCTGCTGTTTCTTTGATTTTTAATGAAgcatttcagattttctttgaTTGACAAGTCTGCAAAAGTTGAATACTGATGTCATCGAGTAAATACCATGAGTATGCTCATTTTGATTTTTACTGAAAcagcatattttatattttaaatttcctttttaaatcaattatcatTATAATCAAAAAAATACAGTGATCCATTCAGTCGTCTCACAAAGACAGTTAGAGCTACTTACAAATTAACACCGTAATATCACAACAGTTTCCTGTAGATTGATTCACTATTAAGCTATTAAATATGACGGCATATTAGGACCATTAAAGGTTTAAGAAAAATCGGAATTTCTgaaattaaagtaataaatctatgaggaaaaaaacttggatattctctgagattaaagtggtaaatctacgagaaaaaactttcaagacaaaaaaaagtcatacaagtGTAATTTGATTAGGTCATCCACTAAAGGCATAATAATACGGCAAGCggtctgtggtgtgatgaggtcGACCAAAAATCTTCTTTGCTAtcgtttttctcgtaaatgtgtGACTCAAATTTTAgaaaatattcaagttttttctcgtaaatttgcaaaaagaaattctcgcaaatttatgactttaatcttggaaattctgtgtaataataaatacatttatttatttacgtacAGTGGTCCTAATACGCTGTCATAATCAAGCCTAGGCTTCATTGACCTTTTCATAATGCAGTCAGAGCCGTCATCACTAGCATTCAGACTGACTGTCAAACAATGTTTCATTCAAACctctacaatttaaaaaaatgcaatataggCTCTAGAACTGTGAAGGAAATTGATGACTGTCTCATGCCCAATGTTTAATGCTTAAAATCATCAGAGTAAACATAAAGAGTTTCCCacccatttttttcccttttttttcaactAATAATCTCAGTTAATAATCAGAGCATCATCAACATAGCTTTATTTGTCTCCCGCTCTGGCTTACCGGTGACCCTGCTGTGTTTTATGTCTTGACATTTTGTCCTCCAGCGGCTCTTTTGGCAGAAGACACGAGGACCTGGGTTCCTcgaccacctcctcctcccccacgaccaccaccacctcctcatcTGTTACCTCGCCCACAGGCCACCGCGGCCTGCTCTCCAGcctgggctcctcctccacccgCACTGGCTCCACCAGTCTCACCAGCAGGTACATGAACAGAAAAAGGACATACCGTACACCTGTAATACACACCTTCTAGATAGTCAACTAGTTTTGTAACTCTGTGGCTTTTCTCATAGAGGGTTTATTATCCCAAAATGACTGCCAGAAGATCTGTCAGGCTAGTCAAGTTTCTTTATGAAATGCTTGTGTTGAACAGGTACTGGTCAGAGGAGAGTGCAGAGAGGGAAAAGGACAAGGAGAAGGAGTCTGCTGCGGTCATCCCAACTATGAACACTGGCTCTACTACGACCACCACATCTACCACTACCACCCCCGCCATATCTACCACTACCACCACTGGCATCGTCACTGGCATTGTCACTGGCATTGTCACTGGCTCTGAACGAcgcaggtaaaacacacatacacacacacacactagtgttgtcacgataccgAAATTATGACTTGGTTAAAGATACCTGCCTAAATAACTTGATAccgataccatggtaaaaaccTAAAACATCGGCTACAGTACTTTAGTGCCATATTTCGATTTGTGCGTCTGCTTCGACGGTCGGTAAGAGCACTGGTATTTGCAGCGTGCAtatgagagaaaacaaacagttgGCATGCCCGCTATGCCTGCAGGAAGTGGAAGCAGAGCGCCGCACACACGGACTGCTCCGCTGTTATATCGACGCAACTCATAAATAGAGAATAAAGAATCTTTCTTATATAATAGTGAATTGATGCTGTAGCATTAAAATGAGACAATGGGTTAATCTCATCTGCATTAGtgttaaatttacattttaatttgctgATGCTGGCCTGTTATTGTCATCTTATTGTTATTAGCCTTAGATATGATGGATATGATTCGTTTTGTTTGATCAATTTGTAGTTCAGATTTTGTTTATTTGGGGACGTTAATTGCTATTTTGGACTTTCAGCATCCCAgagcattatgtgtgtgtgtgttgtttttttcttggcaTAAGTTAACATCGCTGGGGAAAAGAAGAGTTCTTAAGATGTTATCTTGTTTTATTTActatatttgtttatgtataTTCATGAAATGTTCAAGATCAGATAGCTTGGATATTTGAACAAAGCATTAACTGTAAGCAGCTTGAAGAAATATTGGCATTAACCTTAGAAGCTGCCATCAGTCAAACAATAATCCGGATGCATTTCCTCTGTTTGAGAACGGGGTGTGCGCGTGATCTTTAACTCTGTACACAGTGTGGAGGGGAAGAGAGAGTCTGTCCTGTGATAGAGGGATAGTGTCACAGAAAGCATGTGTTTTGAGTGGGGTCAAGTGCTCGTCTTCCTGTTGCGCTGCTGAAATAAGCCACCTGTCATGGTGGGAGTGGGGCAGAGCCGGGACCGCTCCGGCAACTTATCCTTATAAGGAAGGTGGGCAGAAGCtgcactttttttccctccaaggCCACGGCTCCGACGCTGCGCTGAACGAGATCATACCTCTTTGTGGCCGACAGAGGCACACTGAGAGAAAGAGCTAGAATAGCTTACTGTTTTATTTCCCAAACTGTGTTGCCTGTTGAGCCTAAACACAGACATAACTTAATGTAGATTTAAGGGTTGTTTTAAAGCGGTATCTTAGGAAACTCAAACATTTTCCAGGAATGTTATCATCACATATATCTTCATTACAAGAAAACCTCCTCCCCCAACATTTCTTGACATAGATAGCTGCATCACATTCCACAAATGTACACCTGGAGCTGTGCAGTATATCTGCAGTCTTACTGTTGACAAGTGAAAGCCGGTGAATGCAACAGTCTGTCAGTTTTAGCCACTGAGCAGTTCCACTGATGGTGCTCTACGATTAATATCCTCGCTCTGCAGTTTTTTATTGTGTGAGGGGAGAGCGTTATTTTCTCACTTTCCCAGCTAGTCCAAAATTGAAAGCACCATCTACTGTagctaatacactgactatggataagtacctcatacatccccacttcaaaacaaccaaactatccctttaaggcaccATACTATCACAACTACACAATGAAGCTAATTACAGATGAATTTATAAAAGAGATTTTAACCGAAAAAAATGTATCCTTCCCCATCTCAAGTCATCTGAAGCTAGAGCTCagtatttttgcttttattgccAAAATAACtaaccttgtgtgtgtttgcttgtgtcTTTGTGTACGCCAGGTCATACCTGACGCCAGTCCGAGACGAGGAGTCAGAATCCCAGAGGAAAGCTCGCTCCAGACAGGCTCGACAGTCGAGGAGGTCCACCCAGGTTAGTCAACCAGTATCACCTCCATCCCACCAAAAGAGtcaccattttttttcaaagtacCAACAAGTAAAATGACAGAAGAGTCCAACATCATGGTGACCTGTAGGTGCCCCTGGTTTGCATTATGGTTTTATAGCCATAGactgtttaaataaatgttattatcTTGGTTGAAACGGCACTTTTTGTGTAAACAGGCAGCACTTAACATTAGGGCTGTACAAAGAGCTGATGATTTTACAAGCTGACAGTTTGGAAATTTATGACACTAAAAATTAAACATTGTAAAGCACTGGATTTTACTGCAGAGCCGGAAGATTAATAGTGAGATTCTggttttaaaatttaaataaaataaaataaatccaaGGAAATAATACTAATTCTAAAGATCGTGTATTGCTCTCCTCTTCCAGGGTGTGACGCTGACTGACCTGCAAGAGGCTGAGAAAACAATCGTCAGGAGTCGTCCCCCAAAGACCCgcgaggaggagaaggaggagaaagagaagcaggacaaggagaagcagcaggaggagaagaaggagttGGAGACCAAGGAAGACGATTACCGGTCGAAGTACCGCAGCTTCGAAGAGGTACATCTCTGCTCTGAGCTTTTTGTAATGACTTCTACACCTTGGAATATTTGACTACACTGTCCCTCTTACttgtctcccctctcctctctcccttccaGCGCTACCGGCCTTCGtcttcctcctctacctccgCCATTTCCACAGTCAGCACATCCTCCACCCCGTACTCCAGCACCACATTGTCCTCCAGTTCCAGCTCCCTCAACAGGCCCAACAGTCTGACGGGGATCACCTCCTCCTATAGCCGTTCCTCCAGAGACACGGAAAAAGGTCAGCGCCATTCCCATCCGAACACACACCTCTACAGCAGCTGGAGCTCCTCCgcacggcgattacctcattaacattatggttcccttatagcattggttTTAAATCTGAAACATTGCctaataggcgcttttgcttttcaatTTGACagcaaatcctccgccatctctcggtctgtcaactctctctcgtccggatagtgtgaaatctgactcctgcttcTCTGAGTTGtacagagcagacactttcactacAGATGGTAGCAtctgtcgtccgactatgtattgataacacggcgctgatacacaaaaaattaactaaatgggttttatttctattaaaaaaaagcaaaacgacagtGACGGCAGTGGGTgggtaatgtaatcggtgtatgttCAAACTCCGCTTAACACCAACTACTGTCGCAAGCACATAtgtcatctcaaagggctttacaggcCAACAACAGGAGGGTAATTCTCATAAAATTGCCGCCATATAAGCATTGGGATCACAGTCACGATTGGGATGATggttgaaatgaatgactaatACTCGTACATGTTGCTGTATGAAGAGCGTGCATATACCCGTACTATTCGGGTGTTAGGGGCTTAGGACAGAGAAGGTAGAGCAGACACAGCTTTAACTATCATGCAAGTGAAACTGAAAGAACTCAAATGCCGTACCGTCTGGTATAAAGTCATGTAGGAACAGCATGAGGATGATACTGGTCCACGTTCACATGGGCAAACTGCCACATGCTGATTAAGAGCGTCGAGACAGAAAGGGATTGGGTTGCGTTTAATATTAAGTCACTCCTCTCTTAACAAATAAATCCATGAAGCATCCCTGGGAAAATAGAAGTCCGTTCAACTGCAGGAAACACTGACCTCTTTGTTCTCCCATGACcgtaacctttttttttttcttttttttctccctctgaaCTCGAGCCAAGTCGAGTTGTTGTCCTGATTGTGCCGTGTGAAGTCAAATCACTGCCTTGTTTTAACCTGAACTTTTCCATTTTTCACTTTGAATTAGGATTACTGTATGGGCACTTGCATTGTTTCTGTTGTGTGTAAGCAGACCGAGTTGAAAAGGAGGCACCTTAGTCCTGCCGGTGTGGGCGGGACTTAATTGCACTGTGTCTCTATGTAGTGCTAAGATTTAacattatttcttttctctttcttctctttattgggtcttttcatttagtttcattttgGTATCTGGccagctgtgtgtatgtgtagttAACCTGCTGTCGCTCTTTTTCGATTGGACAGAAATGgacaaaaaggaggaggagaaggagggagaggacaaGTCTCAGCCCCGCTCCATACGGGATCGCAGGCGGCCCCGCGAGAAGAGACGCTCCACCGGCGTCTCCTTCTGGACCCAAGATGTAAGACACCGATAGAAGTTTTTCTTTTCCCTCGTCATAAGTATTCACAGCACTCTTGATGAGGTTCATAACACTCGCACAACCCCCCGAGTCTTCCTCTTTGATCATTTGGACGGTAACCCTTTTAATCTGCTCTTTTCAAATCCAGGGTGATGAAAATGACCCTGACCAGCAGTCTGACTCGGAGGAGGGCAGCACCAAGGGAGAGCCACAGGTAACGCAGATAAAAACTGACTTTCAAGCAGGAGCCCTCAAGCCAGGCCTTGTCTTGTGCGGGGTGACTTCCGTTTGATTCTTGCCCTTCTGCTTTTATTCTCTATTCTGGTCTTTCCTGTCTCATCTCATGAAGTCAAGGCCAAAGCAAGACTTTGATATTCACTTCTCTGCCCCCGTATAGCTGATTTCCTCCCCTCCCACTAATCTTTCCTTCTCACCGTCTGCAGGCTTTGAATTTTTAcattctctctcccccctcgtTTCCATTTTCTGGTGATTGTCTGGTTGCTGGGTCGACCTTGCAAACCAAAAGTGACCTCAGCCATAGATCAGTGGGTTTTCAAAACATGTAGACGTACAAAGGAAGTCTCGGTCACCGGGTCAGAGCGTGCACATGAATGAGAGTTTTTTCCAATTTGAAGTGAGATTTAAGAGGAACGAAAACACTTTTTCAACCTTCAGTTTGTGCTCTTTTGTGCAAATAAAGtcactgtaaataagaatttCAACCAGCGATGAGCAAAATGAACGTCTTCCAGTCCCTGAAATAGAAATGGAAACTATGAATAAGCTTTTGAATCCAATTAACTGCGTTCATACTATCCGTGGAAGTTCGCAGCCCTTCGTAGGGCAGAAAGGGCAGTGTTGTGAAAATATTGCTGGCTGGATGAACATCCTGTTTGAACGGGGAGTGTCCTTTGCAGCATTAACATAGCAGAGCAGACAGAAGTCGTTTACTTGAGAGCAATCAGCAGGGATACACAGCTTCCAGCCATCACTCTCAGTAGGACAGTAGAAAGGGTGGAGCAGCAACAACGGAGCACTAAATAGGAAACAAGCAATTATCTCTGCATGGAGATTGGAGAGCGGACAGGAAAAGCTTTCGAGTCTCTTCTTTTCCTGCCTGGTACTCTCAATTAAAAGCACCGAAATgttaaaatacgttttgagAATATGTTTAACAGACTCTTAAAAGAGTTTACTT encodes:
- the ppp1r12a gene encoding protein phosphatase 1 regulatory subunit 12A isoform X1, giving the protein MKMADAKQKRNEQLKRWLGSETDQEPPVLKKKKTKVKFDDGAVFLAACSSGDTEEVLRMLDRGADINYANVDGLTALHQACIDDNVDMVTFLVEHGAGINQPDNEGWIPLHAAASCGYLDIAEYLISQGANVGVVNSEGETPLDIAEEEAMEELLQNEINRTGVDIEAARKEEERVMLRDARQWLNSGQIQDSRHTKSGGTALHVAAAKGYVEVLKLLIQTGYDVNIKDFDGWTPLHASAHWGKEEACRILVENLCDMDLINKMGQTAFDVADEDVLGYLEELQKKQNLLIGDKDVKKSPLIETTTTGDNNQSLKPLKSKETLLLEPEKVAPRIETLEPEKVDEGEEGKKDESSCSSEEEDDEDSESETEADKTKPSASVSNSTTPAPTSISVSPPTSPTNQVTTPTSPVKKAIQPAAKVSTKVEEDRKDESPSSWRLGLRKTGSYGALAEITATKEALREKDTTGVMRSASSPRLSSSLENKDKEKEKDKGTRLAYVAPTIPRRLASTSDIDEKENRDSTALIRSGSYTRRRWDDDLKNSEGSASTNRTPSYQRSTSHTLALGRSGSTRDVPAKSSSTSSLDPNTCNTKPWQPPTSHYQSYSIYRSGSFGRRHEDLGSSTTSSSPTTTTTSSSVTSPTGHRGLLSSLGSSSTRTGSTSLTSRYWSEESAEREKDKEKESAAVIPTMNTGSTTTTTSTTTTPAISTTTTTGIVTGIVTGIVTGSERRRSYLTPVRDEESESQRKARSRQARQSRRSTQGVTLTDLQEAEKTIVRSRPPKTREEEKEEKEKQDKEKQQEEKKELETKEDDYRSKYRSFEERYRPSSSSSTSAISTVSTSSTPYSSTTLSSSSSSLNRPNSLTGITSSYSRSSRDTEKEMDKKEEEKEGEDKSQPRSIRDRRRPREKRRSTGVSFWTQDGDENDPDQQSDSEEGSTKGEPQSDRLSRNESSTSSLDRNDTLYSRGYGESRRTYSSRLDRDDTTDYKKLYEQILAENEKLKAQLRDTDLELADLKLQLEKATQRQERYADRSQLEMEKRERRALERKISEMEEELKNLPQVKQVQALRQVKERLQAENRALSRVLAKLSRSACSQLPTVDL
- the ppp1r12a gene encoding protein phosphatase 1 regulatory subunit 12A isoform X5, with the protein product MKMADAKQKRNEQLKRWLGSETDQEPPVLKKKKTKVKFDDGAVFLAACSSGDTEEVLRMLDRGADINYANVDGLTALHQACIDDNVDMVTFLVEHGAGINQPDNEGWIPLHAAASCGYLDIAEYLISQGANVGVVNSEGETPLDIAEEEAMEELLQNEINRTGVDIEAARKEEERVMLRDARQWLNSGQIQDSRHTKSGGTALHVAAAKGYVEVLKLLIQTGYDVNIKDFDGWTPLHASAHWGKEEACRILVENLCDMDLINKMGQTAFDVADEDVLGYLEELQKKQNLLIGDKDVKKSPLIETTTTGDNNQSLKPLKSKETLLLEPEKVAPRIETLEPEKVDEGEEGKKDESSCSSEEEDDEDSESETEADKTKPSASVSNSTTPAPTSISVSPPTSPTNQVTTPTSPVKKAIQPAAKVSTKVEEDRKDESPSSWRLGLRKTGSYGALAEITATKEALREKDTTGVMRSASSPRLSSSLENKDKEKEKDKGTRLAYVAPTIPRRLASTSDIDEKENRDSTALIRSGSYTRRRWDDDLKNSEGSASTNRTPSYQRSTSHTLALGRSGSTRDVPAKSSSTSSLDPNTCNTKPWQPPTSHYQSYSIYRSGSFGRRHEDLGSSTTSSSPTTTTTSSSVTSPTGHRGLLSSLGSSSTRTGSTSLTSRYWSEESAEREKDKEKESAAVIPTMNTGSTTTTTSTTTTPAISTTTTTGIVTGIVTGIVTGSERRRSYLTPVRDEESESQRKARSRQARQSRRSTQGVTLTDLQEAEKTIVRSRPPKTREEEKEEKEKQDKEKQQEEKKELETKEDDYRSKYRSFEERYRPSSSSSTSAISTVSTSSTPYSSTTLSSSSSSLNRPNSLTGITSSYSRSSRDTEKEMDKKEEEKEGEDKSQPRSIRDRRRPREKRRSTGVSFWTQDGDENDPDQQSDSEEGSTKGEPQSDRLSRNESSTSSLDRNDTLYSRGYGESRRTYSSRLDRDDTTDYKKLYEQILAENEKLKAQLRDTDLELADLKLQLEKATQRQERYADRSQLEMEKRERRALERKISEMEEELKTLPDLKADNQRLKDENGALIRVISKLSK
- the ppp1r12a gene encoding protein phosphatase 1 regulatory subunit 12A isoform X6, which translates into the protein MKMADAKQKRNEQLKRWLGSETDQEPPVLKKKKTKVKFDDGAVFLAACSSGDTEEVLRMLDRGADINYANVDGLTALHQACIDDNVDMVTFLVEHGAGINQPDNEGWIPLHAAASCGYLDIAEYLISQGANVGVVNSEGETPLDIAEEEAMEELLQNEINRTGVDIEAARKEEERVMLRDARQWLNSGQIQDSRHTKSGGTALHVAAAKGYVEVLKLLIQTGYDVNIKDFDGWTPLHASAHWGKEEACRILVENLCDMDLINKMGQTAFDVADEDVLGYLEELQKKQNLLIGDKDVKKSPLIETTTTGDNNQSLKPLKSKETLLLEPEKVAPRIETLEPEKVDEGEEGKKDESSCSSEEEDDEDSESETEADKTKPSASVSNSTTPAPTSISVSPPTSPTNQVTTPTSPVKKAIQPAAKVSTKVEEDRKDESPSSWRLGLRKTGSYGALAEITATKEALREKDTTGVMRSASSPRLSSSLENKDKEKEKDKGTRLAYVAPTIPRRLASTSDIDEKENRDSTALIRSGSYTRRRWDDDLKNSEGSASTNRTPSYQRSTSHTLALGRSGSTRDVPAKSSSTSSLDPNTCNTKPWQPPTSHYQSYSIYRSGSFGRRHEDLGSSTTSSSPTTTTTSSSVTSPTGHRGLLSSLGSSSTRTGSTSLTSRYWSEESAEREKDKEKESAAVIPTMNTGSTTTTTSTTTTPAISTTTTTGIVTGIVTGIVTGSERRRSYLTPVRDEESESQRKARSRQARQSRRSTQGVTLTDLQEAEKTIVRSRPPKTREEEKEEKEKQDKEKQQEEKKELETKEDDYRSKYRSFEERYRPSSSSSTSAISTVSTSSTPYSSTTLSSSSSSLNRPNSLTGITSSYSRSSRDTEKEMDKKEEEKEGEDKSQPRSIRDRRRPREKRRSTGVSFWTQDGDENDPDQQSDSEEGSTKGEPQSDRLSRNESSTSSLDRNDTLYSRGYGESRRTYSSRLDRDDTTDYKKLYEQILAENEKLKAQLRDTDLELADLKLQLEKATQRQERYADRSQLEMEKRVTSRPQYHLGGGMITLT